The following are encoded together in the Halomonas halophila genome:
- a CDS encoding EamA family transporter, translating into MGYLVGITVLWAFSFSLIGVYLAGQVDSYFSVMTRIVLAALLFLPLLRPRLLRGRQRLALMGLGAVQLGVMYIFFYQSFLLLSVPEVLLFTVLTPLYITLLDDLLFKRFSPFHLLTAAMAVLGAAVIRYRGLDGDYWLGFLVVQGANLCFALGQVGYRRLSAGLPADLSRLSVFGWFYLGAVAVAVPAFLWWGDASALPATPLQWGVLAWLGLVASGVGYFLWNLGATKVDAGALAVMNNALVPAGLLVNLLIWNRDADLPRLALGGAIILASLLVNDWWQRRRAPRAA; encoded by the coding sequence TTGGGCTATCTCGTCGGCATCACCGTCCTCTGGGCGTTCTCGTTCTCGCTGATCGGCGTCTACCTGGCCGGTCAGGTAGACAGCTACTTCTCGGTGATGACCCGCATCGTGCTGGCGGCCCTGCTGTTCCTGCCGCTGCTGCGGCCGCGCCTGCTGCGCGGGCGCCAGCGCCTGGCCCTGATGGGGCTCGGCGCCGTGCAGCTCGGCGTGATGTACATCTTCTTCTACCAGTCCTTCCTGCTGCTCTCGGTGCCCGAGGTGCTGCTGTTCACGGTGCTCACGCCGCTCTACATCACCCTGCTCGACGACCTGCTGTTCAAGCGCTTCTCGCCGTTCCACCTGCTGACCGCGGCGATGGCGGTGCTGGGGGCGGCGGTGATCCGCTATCGCGGCCTGGATGGTGACTACTGGCTCGGTTTCCTGGTGGTCCAGGGCGCCAACCTGTGCTTCGCCCTGGGCCAGGTCGGCTATCGTCGTCTCTCGGCCGGGTTGCCCGCCGATCTGTCCCGCCTGTCCGTGTTCGGCTGGTTCTACCTCGGCGCCGTGGCCGTGGCCGTGCCGGCCTTCCTGTGGTGGGGCGATGCCTCGGCGTTGCCCGCCACGCCGCTGCAGTGGGGCGTGCTGGCCTGGCTCGGACTGGTGGCCTCGGGCGTGGGCTACTTCCTGTGGAACCTCGGCGCGACCAAGGTCGATGCGGGCGCGCTGGCGGTCATGAACAACGCCCTGGTGCCGGCGGGCCTGCTGGTCAACCTGTTGATCTGGAACCGTGACGCCGACCTGCCTCGCCTGGCGCTGGGCGGGGCCATCATCCTGGCCTCGCTGCTGGTCAACGACTGGTGGCAGCGCCGCCGCGCGCCGCGTGCCGCCTGA
- a CDS encoding YqaE/Pmp3 family membrane protein — MDAREYLARKGLDGERDRERPNTLEEKAWERARESGDHRPRAGTPHDWEDWERYHDELAEGADELTQKIDHEAHRQALEHESAPARPAAAEVGQWAPEAPSAASSEPARPDAEPEPATPPAVESAPAGRAEPFAALVTLAVLLPPLAMGLAGGGSRRVWIALGLTLLGWLPGVAYVLHALRQRRRG; from the coding sequence ATGGATGCCCGTGAATACCTGGCCCGCAAGGGGCTGGACGGAGAGCGTGACCGCGAGCGCCCCAATACCCTGGAAGAGAAGGCCTGGGAACGCGCCCGTGAATCCGGAGACCATCGTCCCCGGGCGGGCACCCCTCACGACTGGGAGGACTGGGAGCGCTATCACGACGAACTCGCCGAGGGCGCCGACGAGCTGACGCAGAAGATTGATCACGAGGCCCATCGTCAGGCCCTGGAGCATGAGTCGGCGCCCGCGCGGCCGGCGGCCGCCGAGGTCGGACAGTGGGCGCCGGAGGCGCCATCCGCGGCCTCGAGCGAGCCCGCCCGGCCGGACGCGGAACCGGAACCGGCCACGCCGCCGGCCGTCGAGTCAGCCCCGGCCGGCCGCGCCGAGCCCTTCGCCGCCCTGGTGACGCTGGCGGTGCTGCTGCCGCCGCTGGCGATGGGGCTGGCCGGCGGCGGCTCGCGCCGCGTGTGGATCGCCCTGGGGCTGACGCTGCTGGGCTGGCTACCCGGGGTGGCCTACGTGCTGCATGCCCTGCGGCAACGCCGCCGGGGCTGA